A genomic stretch from Psilocybe cubensis strain MGC-MH-2018 chromosome 1, whole genome shotgun sequence includes:
- a CDS encoding putative RING finger protein P8B7.23, which translates to MTSTPRSVQVPTPKRLSKMPSNQAVNLNHLLNFTLPPRQTRPLSNLPRRSRKTGTSQGVWNKERFVNAQYRFVMNPTGDYTVHFADPDIFFQWQDILQVIIPRSSALATAAASEELSGQGEGYTTCPICLSPPTAPRMTKCGHVFCFPCILHYLSTSTNKWARCPICFDSVNERQLKSVKWYDGPVQSDEDVDSMHAEGSSSSSTVNLGFDSTTPRAGSFLRMRLVQRPQITTLALPRSPTWPSDLLPPHQAPFHFLHDVFSFAKFMLATPAYLIASLAKDLDELADERRILSSMNDTLGVMFIDGADHKVREQIAKAAALETPALKEKIEKAQHAQQEIDERVAFHTQRKKAEEEAYSSASTLVSEIPREFLESRSNIANAPNPPVRPAVENNIPPQSRNQPRQRRNLNPPPPSTSTYYYYQAASGLPLFLHPLDIRILLSHFNSYSAFPDTITVRVESANEGSVDDDLRKRCKYLGHMPEGADVVFVEADLEGVVGAEGLKNFEGPLKMRTSRRKEKGRKEDRARQRAEEKERENAHLPWLSSAGYSTSAPVLIADLPREDLSALGELSPAGSLQTDTLPPAPVVTAPGAWGARSFASALHSSSPANRSSAGSQRTRQSVEDEWDIDVAWHELEQRSGNSGGRRKRANKLVVLGSGGGGARRR; encoded by the exons ATGACTAGCACTCCTCGATCTGTCCAGGTACCTACCCCCAAACGTCTCTCCAAGATGCCCTCCAATCAGGCTGTGAATTTGAATCATCTCCTCAACTTCACCTTGCCTCCGAGGCAGACCCGGCCCTTGAGTAACCTGCCcaggaggagcaggaagaCAGGTACATCGCAAGGTGTCTGGAACAAAGAAC GGTTTGTGAATGCTCAGTATCGCTTCGTCATGAATCCTACGGGTGATTACACTGTGCATTTCGCTGATCCGGATAT CTTTTTCCAATGGCAGGACATTCTTCAGGTTATCATACCTCGTTCGTCCGCATTAGCAACCGCTGCCGCATCGGAGGAGCTCTCTGGACAGGGTGAAGGCTATACTACATGCCCAATTTGTCTTTCTCCCCCAACTGCACCTCGCATGACAAAATGTGGTCAT GTCTTTTGCTTCCCTTGTATTCTGCATTATCTAAGCACATCGACGAACAAATGGGCTCGTTGCCCTATATGCTTTGATTCTGTCAATGAGAGGCAACTTAAGAGCGTCAAATGGTACGATGGACCTGTGCAGTCGGATGAAGATGTTGATAGCATGCACGCCGAGggatcatcgtcgtcatccaCCGTCAATTTAGGATTTGATAGCACGACGCCTCGTGCTGGATCTTTCTTGCGAATGAGACTCGTCCAGCGTCCGCAAATCACTACGCTTGCGCTACCCCGGTCGCCCACATGGCCTTCGgacctccttcctcctcatcaggCTCCCTTCCACTTTCTCCACGATGTTTTCAGTTTTGCAAAGTTTATGTTAGCGACACCTGCGTATCTCATTGCCAGTTTAGCAAAAGACCTCGATGAACTTGCAGACGAGCGTCGCATTTTATCATCAATGAACGACACTCTCGGAGTCATGTTCATTGATGGTGCAGACCATAAAGTCCGAGAACAGATTGCCAAAGCTGCTGCGCTAGAAACACCCGCTCTCaaggaaaaaattgaaaaggCCCAACACGCTCAACAGGAGATCGACGAAAGAGTGGCTTTTCACacccagagaaagaaagcCGAGGAAGAGGCATACTCATCTGCATCTACACTTGTATCTGAGATTCCCCGCGAGTTCCTTGAATCTCGATCAAACATAGCCAACGCCCCTAACCCTCCAGTGCGACCGGCGGTGGAAAATAACATTCCTCCCCAAAGTCGCAACCAGCCGCGCCAGCGACGAAATCTCAatccacctcctccatcaacatcaacttaTTATTATTACCAAGCTGCCTCCGGCCTTCCCCTGTTTTTGCACCCTCTCGACATAAGAATCTTGTTATCTCATTTCAACAGTTACTCCGCCTTTCCAGACACAATCACAGTTCGGGTTGAATCTGCAAACGAAGGTTCTGTTGATGACGATCTGCGAAAACGGTGCAAATATCTGGGTCATATGCCAGAGGGTGCAGATGTGGTGTTCGTTGAAGCCGATCTGGAGGGAGTTGTCGGTGCTGAGGGCCTCAAGAACTTTGAAGGCCCTCTAAAAATGCGTACGTCACGTAGGAAGGAGAAAGGCCGTAAAGAAGATCGCGCTCGTCAGCGagcagaagaaaaggagagggagaatgCACATCTACCATGGCTGTCGTCGGCTGGGTACAGTACAAGCGCTCCCGTTTTAATTGCAGACCTTCCTAGAGAAGACCTTTCTGCGTTAGGAGAACTATCTCCAGCGGGCTCTTTGCAGACAGACACACTGCCTCCAGCTCCAGTTGTTACAGCACCGGGTGCTTGGGGCGCTAGGAGTTTTGCTTCTGCGTTGCACTCTTCGTCTCCTGCGAATCGTTCCTCTGCCGGATCGCAAAGAACGAGACAAAgtgtcgaagatgaatggGATATTGACGTTGCCTGGCACGAGCTTGAGCAACGAAGCGGCAACAGCGGCGGGCGCAGAAAGCGTGCAAACAAACTAGTAGTGCTGGGCAGCGGTGGCGGTGGGGCCCGCCGACGGTGA
- a CDS encoding Protein-lysine N-methyltransferase EEF2KMT → MDAQLFALLRCFFSLTSPSELQFPDNCSLTQINNFLVNNILLNDHFRAYPPSDQYQQRFWKWAIENLEDRARKCIEEEFYADFEIDARIYNHYVSLMPGSGPATGSMQPSIRSQICGRGLPGRAAPQHSYITHYWNPRNPNRSTSEFSINLSQYQTTTLLESRTTIENGTTGLRTWMASFVLSHYVIKHPEVITSRRVLELGSGIGFLGIVVASLQKFWESKDQSSPLSSLFLTDVNNEVLLRCRDNINLSCNLSSRHHNIHFLNLDWSESTDSIQCSALKTLIQHKIDPDVILGADVVFDPSLIPFLVGTLKIALFQTESRSPRYAIIALTVRNESTVNIFIAHVRESHLVIEEMNTGIDETTFSETFETHSSFESVKMFRIMKAT, encoded by the exons ATGGACGCCCAACTCTTTGCTCTCCTGCgatgtttcttttctctgACTTCACCCAGTGAACTTCAATTTCCCGATAATTGCTCTCTGACTCAAATAAATAATTTTCTTGTTAACAATATTTTGCTTAATGACCATTTCAGGGCCTATCCACCCTCTGATCAATACCAACAACGCTTTTGGAAATGGGCTATTGAAAATCTTGAAGACAGAGCACGCAAGTGCATAGAAGAAGAG TTTTATGCCGACTTCGAAATCGATGCTCGAATCTACAACCATTATGTCTCTCTCATGCCAGGCTCCGGTCC GGCAACTGGGTCAATGCAACCAAGTATACGTTCCCAAATATGCGGGCGAGGCCTTCCTGGGAGGGCAGCACCACAGCATTCATATATTACACATTACTGGAATCCCAGAAATCCTAACCGCTCAACCTCGGAGTTCTCTATAAATCTATCGCAGTATCAAACTACTACACTTCTTGAATCGAGAACTACGATTGAAAACGGGACTACAGGGTTAAGAACCTGGATGGCAAGTTTCGTGTTGTCTCATTATGTGATTAAGCATCCAG AAGTAATCACTTCTAGACGTGTTCTTGAACTTGGGTCAGGGATAGGTTTTCTCGGAATCGTCGTTGCTAGCCTGCAGAAATTCTGGGAGAGCAAGGATCAGTCATCTCCTTTGTCATCTCTATTCCTCACTGATGTCAACAACGAAGTTTTGCTTCGGTGTCGCGACAATATTAATTTATCTTGTA ACTTGTCTTCCCGACACCACAATATCCACTTTTTAAATCTTGATTGGTCCGAATCAACCGACTCCATCCAGTGCAGCGCATTGAAAACTTTAATACAACATAAGATAGACCCTGATGTGATCCTGGGTGCTGACGTC GTTTTCGACCCATCTCTAATTCCGTTTTTGGTTGGGACTCTCAAAATTGCTCTTTTTCAAACGGAGTCACGGAGTCCCAGATACGCTATCATCGCGCTCACAGTTAGAAACGAATCGACTGTCAATATTTTCATTGCTCATGTACGAG AGTCACATCTTGTCATTGAGGAAATGAATACCGGCATTGATGAAACAACTTTTTCAGAGACATTTGAAACCCATAGCTCATTTGAGAGTGTCAAAATGTTTCGCATTATGAAGGCTACTTAA
- a CDS encoding DNA-dependent metalloprotease WSS1: protein MPDIFVQSFTHLKDKPNADKALHTLQRVASLVKPIMRKHNWVLPVLAEFFPDNPNLLGDDDLATLHNYANFANISCSLNWQDLRLDVNMGQEILVRLRPAHSPSSFLPEADVVGTMLHELTHNVHGPHDEKFYKYLDGLQDEYDALQRSGYAGEGFFSEGKRLGTNISHNLPPHLARLKALEAAEKRVKASKVLGSGGRLGGSTRNTGLSPRELASRAAEKRLRDEKSCGTGAEAQREVAKAAKESVTNKVIDLTLDDDMDIEKTEPDSDSNSEVILVKDLFPRPTTSAAMTHGFSTKNSFKSSNITIAPSSKPTTKSPVTEIGQNVPFVSAERVKLRPSGAATNWSYWRDGLNSWNPSFG from the exons ATGCCCGACATCTTTGTGCAGTCTTTCACCCACCTCAAGGACAAGCCAAATGCCGACAAGGCACTACATACACTCCAGAGGGTAGCATCCCTGGTCAAGCCCATTATGCGAAAGCATAATTGGGTTTTACCAGTTCTCGCCGAATTCTTTCCGGATAATCCCAATCTACTAGGTGATGATGACTTGGCTACATTGCACAATTATGCCAACTTTGCTAATATATCCTGCTCTCTTAACTGGCAGGACTTA CGCTTAGATGTGAACATGGGACAGGAAATTCTTGTTCGACTTCGTCCAGCTCATTCTCCCAGCTCATTTCTCCCAGAAGCCGACGTAGTTGGGACCATGCTTCACGAG CTTACACACAACGTCCATGGTCCTCACGATGAAAAGTTTTACAAATACCTCGACGGCCTGCAGGACGAATATGATGCATTGCAACGGTCAGGCTACGCTGGCGAAGGATTCTTTTCTGAAGGAAAACGCCTGGGTACCAACATATCCCATAACCTTCCACCACACTTAGCCCGCTTGAAAGCTTTAGAGGCCGCAGAGAAGCGTGTTAAGGCATCGAAAGTCCTTGGGTCGGGTGGTCGACTGGGTGGGTCAACTAGAAATACTGGACTGAGTCCCAGAGAGCTAGCATCCAGG GCCGCTGAAAAAAGGCTCCGCGATGAAAAATCGTGTGGAACAGGAGCCGAAGCTCAACGAGAAGTAGCCAAAGCAGCCAAAGAGAGCGTCACAAACAAGGTCATCGATTTGACGCTAGATGATGATATGGACATTGAAAAGACAGAAcctgattctgattctaaTTCAGAGGTTATTCTCGTCAAAGACTTGTTTCCAAGGCCTACCACATCCGCTGCTATGACTCATGGTTTTTCAACCAAAAATTCATTCAAGAGTTCAAATATTACCATAGCCCCATCGTCAAAACCTACGACGAAGTCCCCGGTGACTGAAATAGGCCAGAATGTACCATTTGTTTCTGCGGAAAGGGTGAAGCTACGCCCTTCGGGCGCTGCGACCAATTGGTCGT ACTGGCGGGACGGTCTGAATTCGTGGAACCCTTCTTTTGGATAG
- a CDS encoding Elongation factor 2: MDKPTNIRNMSVIAHVDHGKSTLTDSLVSKAGIIAHAKAGEMRFTDTRDDEKERGITIKSTAISMYFKVDEEDVGAIKQKTVGTEFLINLIDSPGHVDFSSEVTAALRVTDGALVVVDCVEGVCVQTETVLRQALAERIKPVVIINKVDRALLELQVDKESLYQSFQRTIENVNVTISTYHDAALGDVQVYPEKGTVAFGSGLHGWGFTLRQFAGRYAKKFGVDKDKMMTKLWGDNYFNPATRKWTTVGTDASGKALDRAFNTFVLDPIFKIFDAVMNFKKDAIGPMLDKLDVKLAQDERDLEGKALLKVIMRKFLPAGDSLLEMIVINLPSPATAQRYRVETLYEGPMDDESAIGIRDCNPAGPLVLYVSKMVPTSDKGRFYAFGRVFSGTVKSGPKIRIQGPNYLPGKKDDLFIKSIQRTVLMMGRYIEPIEDCPAGNIVGLVGIDQFLLKSGTLTTSETAHNMRVMRFSVSPVVQVAVEVKNAADLPKLVEGLKRLSKSDPCVQAWISETGEHIVAGAGELHLEICLKDLQEDHAGVPLKISDPVVPYRETVKTESSIVALSKSQNKHNRLFVKAMPIDEELTKAIEGGKVNARDDYKLRARVLADEYGWDVTDARKIWCFGPDTTGPNLLVDVTKGVQYLNEIKDSCVAAFQWATKEGVTCEENMRGVRVNVLDVTLHTDAIHRGGGQIIPTMRRATYAACLLATPTLQEPIYLVEIQCPENAIGGIYSCLNKRRGQVFSEEQRPGTPMFTVKAFLPVAESFGFNGELRSHTAGQAFPQSVFDHWEIMNGSPLEKGSKMEELVRNIRVRKGLKPEIPPLDTYYDKL; the protein is encoded by the exons ATGGACAAGCCCACCAACATCCGTAACATGAGTGTCATTGCCCATG TCGATCACGGAAAGTCCACTCTCACCGACTCGCTGGTATCGAAGGCCGGTATCATAGCCCATGCAAAGGCTGGTGAAATGCGTTTTACCGATACTCGAGATGACGAGAAGGAGCGTGGTATCACCATCAAATCTACTGCCATTTCAATGTACTTTAAGgtcgacgaggaggatgttggtgctataaaacaaaaaactgTTG GAACTGAGTTCTTAATTAACTTGATCGATTCTCCTGGACACGTCGATTTCTCTTCGGAAGTTACTGCTGCTCTCCGTGTCACTGACGGTGCTCTTGTTGTCGTTGATTGCGTGGAGGGTGTTTGCGTGCAGACGGAAACAGTACTCCGACAAGCTCTCGCCGAGCGTATCAAGCCCGTTGTTATTATCAACAAGGTTGATCGTGCCCTCCTCGAACTCCAGGTCGACAAGGAATCCCTGTACCAATCTTTCCAACGTACCATCGAGAACGTCAACGTCACCATTTCCACTTACCACGATGCTGCTCTCGGTGACGTTCAGGTATATCCTGAAAAAGGAACTGTGGCCTTTGGTTCAGGTCTCCACGGATGGGGTTTCACCCTCCGTCAATTCGCTGGAAGATACGCCAAGAAGTTTGGTGTTGACAAGGACAAGATGATGACCAAGCTCTGGGGCGACAATTATTTCAACCCTGCCACCCGCAAGTGGACCACCGTTGGCACTGACGCTAGCGGTAAGGCCCTTGACCGTGCTTTCAACACCTTCGTGTTGGACCCCATCTTCAAGATCTTCGATGCCGTCATGAATTTCAAGAAGGATGCTATCGGCCCCATGCTCGACAAGCTCGACGTTAAACTTGCTCAGGATGAGCGTGATCTCGAAGGAAAGGCTCTCCTTAAGGTCATCATGCGCAAGTTCTTGCCCGCTGGTGATTCCCTTTTGGAGATGATAGTCATTAACCTTCCATCCCCTGCCACTGCTCAACGGTACCGTGTTGAGACCCTCTACGAAGGCCCTATGGACGATGAGTCTGCTATCGGTATCCGTGATTGCAACCCTGCTGGCCCCCTCGTCCTTTACGTCTCCAAGATGGTGCCTACTTCCGATAAGGGACGCTTCTATGCGTTCGGTCGTGTGTTCTCTGGAACTGTCAAGTCCGGACCCAAGATCCGTATCCAGGGACCCAATTATCTCCCCGGAAAGAAGGACGATCTCTTCATCAAATCTATCCAACGCACTGTGCTCATGATGGGTCGTTACATCGAACCTATTGAAGATTGCCCTGCTGGTAACATCGTTGGTCTCGTCGGTATCGATCAGTTCTTGCTAAAGAGTGGAACCCTGACCACCTCCGAAACCGCCCACAACATGCGTGTTATGAGGTTCTCCGTCTCCCCTGTCGTGCAGGTTGCTGTTGAGGTCAAAAACGCTGCTGATCTCCCCAAACTCGTTGAAGGTCTTAAGCGCCTATCCAAGTCCGATCCCTGTGTGCAAGCCTGGATCTCTGAGACTGGTGAGCACAttgttgctggtgctggtgagcTTCACTTGGAGATTTGCTTGAAG GATCTCCAAGAAGACCACGCTGGTGTCCCCCTCAAGATTTCCGACCCCGTTGTTCCTTACCGTGAGACAGTCAAGACTGAGTCAAGCATTGTGGCTCTCTCCAAGTCGCAGAACAAGCACAATCGTCTCTTTGTCAAGGCTATGCCCATCGACGAGGAACTGACCAAGGCTATCGAGGGAGGCAAGGTCAACGCCCGTGATGATTACAAGCTCCGTGCTCGTGTCcttgctgatgagtatgGATGGGATGTCACTGATGCCAGGAAGAtctggtgtttcggtcccgACACCACTGGACCTAACTTGTTGGTTGATGTGACCAAGGGAGTGCAGTACCTGAACGAAATTAAGGACTCTTGCGTTGCTGCCTTCCAATGGGCCACCAAGGAGGGTGTTACTTGCGAAGAGAACATGCGTGGTGTCCGTGTCAACGTTCTTGATGTCACT CTGCACACTGATGCCATCCATCGTGGAGGAGGACAGATTATCCCCACTATGCGTCGGGCCACCTATGCTGCCTGCCTGCTGGCCACCCCCACTCTCCAGGAGCCCATCTACCTCG TCGAGATCCAATGCCCTGAAAATGCCATCGGTGGCATCTACAGTTGTCTGAACAAGCGCCGTGGACAGGTGTTCAGCGAGGAACAGAGGCCAGGAACGCCCATGTTCACAGTGAAGGCGTTCCTGCCCGTCGCAGAGTCATTTGGCTTCAACGGAGAGCTGCGCTCGCATACTGCTGGACAGGCATTCCCGCAGAGTGTGTTCGACCACTGGGAGATCATGAACGGATCGCCGCTGGAGAAGGGCAGCAAGATGGAGGAGCTTGTGAGGAATATCCGAGTGCGCAAGGGACTGAAGCCAGAAATCCCGCCTCTGGACACATACTACGACAAGCTCTAA
- a CDS encoding High osmolarity signaling protein SHO1 — protein MPPRGNEGLDFTPILTHYLFLFTSFLSVAGWLTAFISLCIVTATPADGGRAATGSSWFAIFLQLFLILGVLYTLATDSISMNRFQISVFGAIAIVFAVEGVTLGIFASNSALNTLGAGWLILAIVDILWVLYFTSEEDSLTLHIFNMLGTGGLTPPSRRRRRTQSVMNMQAGNGYPTNYAQGGGIGSHDAYDAKLGGGAYSSPNQTGIRSQNSFGGSLNDNMTRSMGGTGGGGSIHNQTTTGGPGSINDNGPNSPLMAGIGAGNSTTGTNPEQPQAQTESYSYKAKALYAYVANTDDPNEISFTKGEILDIVDKQGKWWQAKKSDGTTGIAPSNYLQII, from the exons ATGCCTCCCCGTGGAAACGAAGGGCTTGACTTCACTCCAATACTTACCCattatctctttctttttaccaGTTTCCTCTCCGTC GCAGGATGGTTGACCGCGTTCATATCACTATGTATTGTCACCGCAACTCCAGCAGACG GTGGTAGAGCAGCAACTGGCTCATCCTGGTTCGCCATCTTCCTCCAACTATTCCTCATCCTCGGTGTCTTGTACACCCTCGCGACAGATTCAATATCCATGAATCGCTTCCAAATATCAGTCTTCGGTGCAATTGCTATTGTGTTTGCCGTAGAGGGCGTCACATTGGGCATATTTGCTTCAAACAGTGCTCTCAATACGCTAGGCGCAGGTTGGCTTATCCTGGCCATCGTCGATATTCTATGGGTCCTCTATTTCACATCAGAAGAAGATTCCCTCACTCTTCATATCTTCAACATGTTGGGCACAGGTGGCCTTACACCGCCTTCACGGCGTCGTAGACGGACTCAGTCAGTTATGAATATGCAAGCCGGCAACGGATATCCGACCAACTACGCCCAAGGCGGAGGTATCGGATCACATGATGCCTATGACGCCAAGTTAGGCGGTGGTGCTTATTCCAGTCCCAACCAAACTGGCATCAGAAGTCAGAACAGCTTTGGAGGTAGTTTGAACGACAACATGACTAGGAGCATGGGAGGaacaggaggtggaggcagTATTCACAACCAGACAACTACTGGAGGTCCTGGCTCTATCAACGATAACGGTCCAAACTCACCGCTAATGGCTGGAATTGGCGCTGGAAACTCTACTACAGGGACAAACCCTGAACAGCCTCAAGCTCAAACGGAGAGCTACTCGTACAAGGCCAAGGCCTTATATGCTT ATGTCGCAAATACTGATGACCCCAATGAAATTTCATTCACAAAGGGAGAGATTCTTGATATCGTAGACAAGCAAGGAAAGTGGTGGCAGGCTAAGAAAAGTGATGGAACGACTGGAA TTGCGCCATCTAATTATCTGCAAATAATCTAA
- a CDS encoding DNA-dependent metalloprotease WSS1, translating to MLEFGAHDPLYFPFNSYKAKIDLEMRNTYVLSFTHLKDQFDADKALHLLQRVASLVKPILRKRGWVIPVLSEFYPENPNLYGLNENKGQQILLRLRPPNSKVILLPEDQVVQTMLHELTHNVYSDHDDNFYRYLDDLRLEYKGLEWSGWDGEGFLSVGHLLGINDLSTHLPPQVGRLKGLEGAENRAKAARLANSAAPIGAQNRKAIVAARESAARAADKRLRDSKACASGEEAQREVEKAAKQSITSKPTETNISFSRNPGPSKVTSDLRPVPKSSKSRLLTGNLGLAEPVKVRQNSAILPPLKVSPPASSKANNPGKKAESEAKEPTEQAAGQSLRSTKECASEEEAQQEAKKAGVEDVTYKPQDEIISCHSSGKIKDSPSNSHLAGSSRNLQSELRSVPKTYRSRLLTGNFGLAKQLKIGQNPTASPLLIKTPPAGSKTNESGQKAVSEAKESAEQTMEQSLQRIEACTSVHEEKMAALEDDSSKVKDFALRSLVGSSRNSQAMLRPVSKALKSRLLSANLGPPEQVKVRHKSTITKASNERTLARDTTDAYIGINHITRFFVTRRLMRFVTMKL from the exons ATGTTGGAATTTGGCGCCCACGACCCCCtttactttccatttaactctTACAAAGCCAAAATCGATCTAGAAATGCGCAATACCTACGTGCTGTCTTTTACACACCTTAAGGATCAATTCGATGCCGATAAAGCACTACATCTGCTCCAGAGAGTAGCGTCCCTGGTGAAGCCTATCCTGCGCAAGCGGGGATGGGTCATACCCGTTCTCTCCGAATTTTATCCAGAGAACCCAAACTTATATG GCCTTA ATGAAAATAAGGGACAACAGATACTATTGAGGCTTCGACCGCCCAACTCAAAGGTCATTCTTCTCCCAGAAGACCAAGTTGTTCAGACTATGCTGCACGAA CTCACGCATAACGTGTATTCCGACCACGACGACAATTTTTATAGATACCTCGACGATCTGAGGCTAGAATATAAAGGCTTGGAATGGTCAGGCTGGGACGGCGAAGGCTTTCTCTCCGTTGGACACCTCCTTGGAATAAACGATCTCTCCACACATCTACCCCCTCAGGTTGGACGATTGAAGGGTTTGGAGGGGGCGGAAAACCGTGCAAAGGCAGCGCGCTTGGCTAATTCTGCAGCTCCTATAGGAGCTCAAAATCGGAAAGCGATAGTTGCAGCCAGAGAGTCGGCCGCACGG GCAGCGGACAAAAGGCTGAGAGATTCAAAGGCGTGCGCATCGGGCGAAGAAGCTCAACGCGAAGTGGAAAAAGCAGCTAAACAAAGCATCACTTCCAAGCCGACGGAAACGAACATTTCTTTTAGCCGCAATCCCGGTCCAAGTAAAGTTACCTCTGACCTGAGGCCGGTTCCCAAGAGCTCTAAGTCACGGTTACTTACGGGAAACCTTGGTCTTGCAGAGCCGGTCAAAGTCAGACAAAACTCAGCTATATTACCTCCCTTAAAGGTATCACCACCAGCAAGCTCGAAAGCAAACAATCCAGGTAAAAAGGCAGAATCTGAAGCCAAGGAACCAACCGAAcag GCAGCAGGACAAAGTCTACGAAGTACAAAGGAATGTGCATCTGAGGAAGAAGCACAACAAGAAGCGAAAAAGGCAGGTGTAGAGGATGTCACCTACAAGCCCCAGGACGAGATTATTTCTTGCCACAGTTCTGGCAAAATCAAGGATTCCCCATCTAACTCTCACCTCGCCGGTTCATCTAGAAACCTTCAGTCTGAACTGCGGTCGGTTCCGAAAACTTATAGATCGAGGTTACTTACAGGAAATTTTGGACTTGCAAAGCAGCTGAAAATCGGACAAAATCCAACTGCTTCACCTCTCTTGATCAAAACACCACCTGCCGGCTCGAAGACAAACGAATCAGGCCAAAAGGCTGTATCTGAAGCCAAAGAGTCAGCCGAACAG ACGATGGAACAAAGCCTGCAACGTATAGAGGCATGTACATCTGTCCATGAAGAGAAAATGGCGGCTCTAGAGGACGATTCAAGCAAAGTCAAGGATTTTGCACTCCGATCTCTCGTTGGTTCATCCAGAAATTCTCAAGCTATGCTGCGTCCAGTTTCAAAAGCCCTGAAGTCCAGATTATTGTCTGCAAACCTTGGACCTCCAGAGCAGGTGAAAGTTCGGCATAAATCAACTATCACAAAAGCAAGCAATGAACGAACAT TGGCGCGTGACACTACGGACGCGTACATTGGCATTAATCACATCACGAGGTTTTTCGTAACGCGACGACTAATGAGGTTTGTCACCATGAAGTTATAG